In Gloeocapsa sp. DLM2.Bin57, the following proteins share a genomic window:
- a CDS encoding alpha-ketoacid dehydrogenase subunit beta — protein sequence MAETLFFNALREAIDEEMARDDRVFVLGEDVGHYGGSYKVTKDLYKKYGDLRLLDTPIAENSFTGLAVGAAMTGLRPIIEGMNMGFLLLAFNQIANNAGMLRYTSGGNFKIPMVIRGPGGVGRQLGAEHSQRLEAYFHAVPGLKIVACSTPYNGKGLLKSAIRDDNPVLFFEHVLLYNLKETLPETEYLLPLDRAEIVKKGRDVTLLTYSRMRHHCLQAVKEMEKRGYDPEIIDLISLKPIDMQTIGESIRKTHRVIIVEECMKTGGVGAELIALINEQLFDELDAPPLRLSSQDIPTPYNGTLERLTIIQPEQIVEAVEKMMQLQV from the coding sequence ATGGCAGAAACTCTATTCTTTAACGCTCTTCGTGAGGCAATTGATGAAGAAATGGCGCGAGACGATCGCGTTTTTGTCCTAGGAGAAGACGTAGGACATTATGGTGGTTCTTATAAAGTCACCAAAGACTTGTACAAAAAATACGGCGACTTACGCTTATTAGATACACCCATCGCCGAGAATAGCTTTACAGGTTTAGCCGTTGGGGCTGCGATGACGGGTTTGAGACCAATTATCGAAGGAATGAACATGGGTTTTCTGTTATTAGCTTTTAACCAGATTGCTAATAATGCCGGTATGTTACGTTATACTTCTGGTGGTAATTTTAAGATTCCCATGGTGATTAGAGGACCAGGTGGGGTAGGTCGTCAATTGGGTGCGGAACATTCCCAACGCCTAGAAGCCTATTTCCACGCTGTACCTGGTTTAAAAATAGTAGCTTGTTCTACTCCCTACAATGGTAAAGGGTTACTCAAATCAGCGATTAGAGATGATAACCCAGTGTTATTTTTTGAGCACGTGTTATTGTACAACTTAAAAGAAACCTTACCAGAGACAGAATATTTACTACCTTTAGATCGTGCTGAAATCGTGAAAAAAGGTCGAGACGTTACCTTGTTAACCTATTCACGGATGCGCCATCATTGTTTACAAGCAGTTAAAGAGATGGAAAAAAGAGGTTATGATCCTGAAATTATTGATTTAATCTCCCTTAAACCCATCGATATGCAAACCATCGGGGAATCCATCCGCAAAACTCACCGCGTGATTATTGTGGAAGAATGTATGAAAACAGGGGGTGTAGGTGCAGAATTAATCGCTTTGATTAATGAGCAATTATTCGATGAATTAGACGCACCCCCATTACGTCTCTCTTCTCAAGATATACCTACTCCCTATAACGGAACATTAGAAAGACTGACGATTATTCAACCAGAACAAATCGTCGAAGCTGTAGAAAAAATGATGCAGCTACAGGTTTAG
- a CDS encoding SDR family NAD(P)-dependent oxidoreductase, with the protein MHNILILGASQGIGLGFVQQLLNQPNTNKIYASYLHLESATELLNLEKEYPTKLYCLQLDITDESQLTKAVTNISAQVTQLHLVINCVGILHDDTLQPEKNLRQINSANLLKYFQVNSIGGVLLAKHLLPLLRHPNKSVLATISAKVGSIGDNQLGGWYGYRASKAALNMLMRNVSIEYARSSPKTIVVLLHPGTTDTKLSQPFQKNVPPEKLFSKERTASQLLTVISGLTESDSGKFFSWDGTILPW; encoded by the coding sequence ATGCACAATATTTTAATTCTAGGAGCAAGTCAAGGTATTGGTTTAGGATTCGTCCAACAATTACTCAATCAACCCAATACTAACAAAATCTACGCTAGTTATCTACATCTAGAATCAGCTACAGAGTTATTAAATTTAGAGAAAGAATATCCAACTAAACTCTACTGTTTACAGTTAGATATCACCGATGAATCTCAGTTAACTAAAGCTGTTACTAATATTAGTGCTCAAGTTACCCAACTTCATCTGGTGATTAACTGTGTTGGTATTCTTCACGATGATACCTTACAACCTGAAAAAAACCTCAGACAAATTAATAGCGCTAATTTGCTCAAATATTTTCAAGTTAATAGCATTGGAGGAGTACTTTTAGCTAAGCATCTCCTTCCTTTACTACGTCATCCTAATAAAAGTGTTTTAGCCACTATTTCTGCTAAGGTAGGTAGTATCGGTGATAATCAACTTGGGGGTTGGTATGGTTACCGCGCTTCTAAAGCTGCACTCAATATGCTCATGCGCAATGTTTCTATAGAATATGCTCGCAGTAGCCCTAAAACTATTGTAGTTTTACTTCACCCAGGTACAACCGATACTAAACTCTCTCAACCTTTCCAGAAAAATGTACCCCCAGAGAAGTTGTTTAGCAAAGAACGCACCGCTAGTCAATTATTAACAGTAATCTCAGGATTAACTGAATCTGATAGCGGTAAATTCTTCTCTTGGGATGGTACTATTTTACCTTGGTAA
- the rsfS gene encoding ribosome silencing factor: protein MTNQRQSLSQINSVTELSAKTLAWTIAAAADDRQAENIVLLDVGELSYLTDYFVIMTGFSKAQLRAISDSIEDKIQQEFNKLPIRTSGQVESSWIIHDYGDVIVHIFLPQEREYYSLEAFWGHAQQFNYQADLKEFPA from the coding sequence ATGACCAATCAACGTCAATCTCTTTCTCAAATCAATTCTGTAACTGAACTCTCTGCTAAAACCCTAGCTTGGACAATAGCAGCAGCAGCAGACGATCGCCAAGCTGAAAACATCGTCTTGTTAGACGTAGGGGAATTATCTTACCTAACGGATTATTTTGTGATTATGACTGGTTTTTCTAAAGCACAATTACGAGCTATTTCTGATTCAATTGAAGATAAGATCCAACAAGAATTTAACAAATTACCGATACGCACATCAGGACAAGTAGAGTCTAGTTGGATTATTCACGACTATGGCGATGTTATCGTACATATCTTTTTACCTCAAGAGCGAGAATACTATAGTTTAGAGGCATTTTGGGGTCACGCGCAACAATTTAATTATCAAGCAGATTTAAAAGAATTTCCAGCCTAA
- the cobA gene encoding uroporphyrinogen-III C-methyltransferase gives MAKSMKTTCLGKVYLVGAGPGDPGLLTLKGKTLLECADVVIYDALVSEGILRMINPSAEKINAGKRRGRHSKLQSETSQILIEKAHTYPIVVRLKGGDPFVFGRGGEEMQDLIGAGVPVEVVPGVTSGIAAPAYAGIPVTHRDYSSSVTFVTGHEAVGKYRPEVNWEAIARGSETLVIYMGIHNLETIIRELNQGGLSLDTPIALVRWGTTPQQEELFGTLATITTQIAETQFEAPAIAVIGKVVELALPGKRE, from the coding sequence ATTGCAAAAAGTATGAAGACAACCTGTCTAGGTAAAGTATATTTAGTAGGTGCAGGTCCAGGTGATCCTGGTTTACTCACCCTTAAGGGTAAAACCTTATTAGAATGCGCTGATGTAGTGATTTATGACGCTTTAGTCAGTGAAGGAATTTTAAGGATGATTAACCCGAGTGCGGAAAAAATTAACGCAGGAAAGAGACGGGGAAGACATTCTAAGTTGCAATCAGAAACAAGTCAAATACTGATAGAAAAAGCGCATACCTATCCCATCGTGGTACGTCTTAAAGGTGGTGATCCCTTTGTGTTTGGAAGAGGGGGAGAAGAAATGCAGGATTTAATTGGTGCTGGTGTTCCTGTCGAAGTAGTACCTGGCGTAACCTCTGGTATAGCTGCTCCTGCTTATGCGGGGATACCAGTTACCCACAGAGATTATAGCTCATCAGTTACTTTTGTCACAGGGCATGAAGCAGTGGGGAAATATCGACCAGAGGTAAATTGGGAAGCGATCGCCCGTGGTTCAGAAACCTTAGTGATTTATATGGGTATCCATAACCTAGAGACAATTATCAGAGAATTAAACCAAGGGGGATTATCCCTAGATACACCTATTGCTTTGGTAAGATGGGGAACTACTCCCCAACAAGAGGAGTTATTCGGAACTTTAGCAACGATAACAACACAAATCGCCGAGACTCAATTTGAAGCACCAGCGATCGCTGTTATTGGTAAAGTAGTAGAATTAGCCTTACCAGGGAAGAGGGAATAG
- a CDS encoding nitroreductase family protein, translating into MDLFTAIETRRSIKHYDPQHQMSEEEIEKLFSHVILSPTSFNIQNWRFVIVQNPELKAQIRAVSWDQAQVTDASIVVLLCADLKAWAKDTQRYWINTPEAVQQQIVPMIGQFYQGKELLQRDEAMRSCGIAGQTLMLTAKAMGYDTCPMIGFDPVAVAKIINLPEDHVISFMITVGKPLKPARPRSGQLPLTEVIVRDSFK; encoded by the coding sequence ATGGACTTATTTACAGCAATTGAAACCAGAAGATCGATTAAACATTACGATCCTCAACATCAGATGAGCGAGGAGGAAATCGAAAAACTGTTTAGTCATGTTATTCTCTCCCCAACTTCTTTTAACATTCAGAATTGGCGTTTTGTTATAGTACAAAATCCTGAACTTAAAGCACAAATTAGAGCAGTATCATGGGATCAAGCACAGGTTACTGACGCTTCTATTGTAGTTTTACTTTGTGCCGATCTCAAGGCTTGGGCAAAAGATACCCAACGCTATTGGATTAACACTCCTGAAGCAGTACAACAGCAGATAGTACCCATGATTGGTCAATTTTATCAGGGTAAAGAGTTATTACAAAGAGATGAAGCTATGCGCTCCTGTGGAATAGCGGGACAAACTCTGATGTTAACAGCTAAAGCTATGGGTTATGATACTTGTCCCATGATTGGTTTTGATCCCGTAGCAGTAGCTAAGATTATTAACCTACCAGAAGATCATGTCATTAGCTTTATGATTACTGTTGGTAAACCCCTTAAACCTGCGCGTCCTCGTAGTGGACAATTACCTTTAACTGAGGTTATCGTTAGAGATAGTTTCAAATAG
- a CDS encoding DUF1230 family protein, with protein MKESSLKVCPVPNEQLPVNEYEQLKNAWFFNWGQLDLISYLRKLAWIWAWGYLIAGPIAAASFPPGKKTLVFTLSGAAGACLFVLLATVQLYLGWSYVGNRLNQETISYEESGWYDGQTWSKPTEVLVRDRLIVTHQVNPTLKRLRQTILSLVLFMGTSVILCIYLT; from the coding sequence ATGAAAGAATCTTCTCTCAAGGTTTGTCCTGTTCCTAATGAACAGTTACCCGTTAATGAATATGAACAGTTAAAAAATGCTTGGTTTTTTAATTGGGGACAGTTAGATTTAATTAGTTATCTACGTAAATTAGCCTGGATCTGGGCTTGGGGTTATTTAATCGCAGGACCAATCGCCGCAGCGAGTTTTCCTCCAGGGAAAAAAACCTTAGTCTTTACCTTAAGTGGTGCTGCGGGAGCTTGTCTATTTGTCTTGCTAGCTACTGTACAATTATATCTCGGTTGGTCTTATGTTGGCAATAGATTAAATCAAGAAACTATTTCCTATGAAGAGTCGGGGTGGTATGATGGACAAACCTGGTCTAAACCTACAGAAGTTTTGGTACGCGATCGCCTAATCGTTACTCATCAGGTCAACCCTACTCTCAAAAGACTACGACAAACTATTTTAAGCTTAGTTTTGTTTATGGGAACTAGCGTTATTCTCTGTATCTATCTAACTTGA
- a CDS encoding sirohydrochlorin chelatase, whose product MTINSAYVLVFHGSRDVRAQRGSEELTKLVKTSLNSLLCVSQGNTGGTLLLSKPPLVEAADLELAEVSLTERIYQLGLIAIAEGIEKINIIPMLLATGVHVQVDIPTAVAEAQNQLGTKINLNICSHLGSYQGIVELVQQEYPSLPYQGKILLAHGSRLQTANQEVEKQAQKVGAVAAYSFISPSLETQVEKLMTEGKELITIVPYVLFEGKITEAITTQIQRLEQQFPNINFSIGKPLGANPNLAKLITNILQKV is encoded by the coding sequence TTGACAATCAACTCAGCTTATGTATTGGTTTTTCACGGTAGTAGAGATGTAAGAGCGCAAAGAGGTAGCGAAGAGCTAACTAAATTAGTGAAGACGTCTCTGAATAGTTTATTGTGCGTATCTCAAGGAAATACAGGGGGTACGTTGTTATTGTCTAAACCTCCTTTGGTAGAAGCTGCTGATTTAGAATTAGCTGAGGTTTCCCTCACAGAAAGGATTTATCAATTAGGATTAATAGCAATTGCAGAAGGAATAGAGAAAATAAATATCATCCCCATGTTATTAGCAACAGGAGTACACGTACAAGTAGATATTCCAACTGCTGTAGCTGAAGCTCAAAATCAATTAGGAACAAAAATAAACCTCAATATCTGTTCTCACCTAGGAAGTTATCAGGGAATAGTTGAGTTAGTGCAACAAGAATACCCCAGCTTACCCTATCAAGGTAAAATTTTACTAGCCCATGGTAGTCGTTTACAGACTGCTAATCAAGAAGTAGAAAAACAAGCACAAAAAGTAGGTGCTGTAGCTGCTTATAGTTTTATTTCTCCTAGTCTAGAAACACAAGTAGAAAAGTTAATGACAGAAGGAAAAGAATTAATTACTATCGTTCCCTATGTGTTATTTGAAGGTAAAATTACTGAGGCGATCACTACTCAAATTCAACGGTTAGAGCAACAATTTCCTAACATTAATTTCTCTATTGGTAAACCTTTAGGCGCAAACCCAAATTTAGCCAAGCTTATCACGAATATATTGCAAAAAGTATGA